One part of the Phragmites australis chromosome 3, lpPhrAust1.1, whole genome shotgun sequence genome encodes these proteins:
- the LOC133912292 gene encoding uncharacterized protein LOC133912292, translated as MAADYRTPDRLLPAAAEEPSPQGLPRPVISTPAAAATHDGLRFWQYMLAGSVAGVVEHTAMFPVDTLKTHMQAGAPPCRPAVSLRAALRNAVAGEGGALALYRGLPAMALGAGPAHAVYFSVYEFAKSALTDRLGPNNPAAHAASGVFATVASDAVFNPMDTVKQRLQLTSSPYTGVGHCVRTVLRDEGPGAFFVSYRTTVLMNAPYTAVHFATYEAAKRMLGDMAADEDSLAVHATAGAAAGALAAAVTTPLDVVKTQLQCQGVCGCERFSSSSIGDVFRTIIKRDGYAGLVRGWKPRMLFHAPAAAICWSTYEASKSFFERLNEERRK; from the exons ATGGCCGCCGACTACCGCACCCCCGACCGCCTcctgcccgccgccgccgaggagccGTCGCCCCAGGGCCTGCCCAGGCCGGTGATTAGcacccccgccgccgcggccacccACGACGGCCTCCGCTTCTGGCAGTACATGCTCGCCGGctccgtcgccggcgtcgtcgAGCACACGGCGATGTTCCCCGTCGACACCCTCAAGACCCACATGCAGGCCGGCGCGCCGCCGTGCCGCCCGGCCGTGTCGCTGAGGGCGGCCCTGCGCAACGCCGTGGCCGGCGAGGGCGGCGCGCTGGCGCTCTACCGGGGGCTCCCGGCCATGGCGCTCGGCGCGGGGCCCGCCCACGCCGTCTACTTCTCCGTCTATGAGTTCGCCAAGTCGGCGCTGACCGACCGCCTTGGCCCCAATAACCCCGCGGCGCACGCGGCCTCCGGGGTGTTCGCCACCGTCGCCAGCGACGCGGTGTTCAACCCGATGGACACCGTCAAGCAGCGGCTGCAGCTCACGAGCAGCCCCTACACGGGCGTCGGGCACTGTGTCCGCACCGTGCTGCGCGACGAGGGGCCCGGCGCGTTCTTCGTGTCCTACCGGACCACCGTCCTGATGAACGCACCCTACACCGCCGTCCACTTCGCCACCTACGAGGCGGCTAAGCGGATGCTCGGGGACATGGCCGCCGACGAGGACTCGCTGGCCGTGCACGCCACAGCTGGGGCTGCAGCTGGCGCACTTGCGGCAGCAGTCACCACTCCGCTCGATGTGGTCAAGACGCAACTGCAGTGCCAG GGTGTGTGCGGCTGTGAGCGCTTCTCAAGTAGCTCTATAGGAGATGTGTTTAGAACAATCATAAAGCGTGATGGATATGCTGGGCTCGTGAGGGGATGGAAGCCAAGAATGCTGTTCCATGCACCTGCGGCTGCGATATGTTGGTCCACATACGAAGCCTCAAAGTCTTTTTTCGAAAGGTTGAATGAGGAAAGGAGGAAATAG